One region of Hoeflea sp. 108 genomic DNA includes:
- a CDS encoding patatin-like phospholipase family protein: MTGNGKAEETKPINIALQGGGSHGAFSWGVLDRLLEDGRLDFKAVSGTSAGAMNAVALADGWVRGGRDGARAKLDDFWRAVARKGRFSPVQRSPWDMAWGNWSIENTPGYIWFDTMSRVFSPYLANPLNLNPLRDVVAEQIDFANVRACTDIDLFISATNVETGQLRVFSDGEIDLNTVMASACLPQIFQAVEIKGVPYWDGGYGGNPAIYPFFKANDTEDVLLVQINPVVREETPRTANEIQNRIDEITFNAGLLREFRAIAFIKELIAAGRLPHGEYRDIRMHRIDADEAFKDLSASSKINAEWAFLEYLRDLGRTAASDWLEDNFDSVGKVATLDLSGELDDGFKPMRGPATGRRVREFLATRTRPSAVRQHG; this comes from the coding sequence ATGACTGGAAACGGCAAGGCGGAGGAGACGAAACCCATAAACATCGCGCTCCAGGGTGGAGGCTCGCACGGAGCCTTCTCCTGGGGCGTACTCGACCGGCTGCTCGAGGACGGCCGGCTCGACTTCAAGGCCGTGTCGGGCACCAGTGCGGGTGCGATGAATGCCGTTGCGCTTGCCGACGGCTGGGTGCGCGGCGGCCGCGACGGTGCCCGCGCCAAGCTGGACGACTTCTGGCGAGCGGTGGCGCGCAAGGGTCGCTTCAGCCCCGTGCAACGTTCGCCCTGGGACATGGCATGGGGTAACTGGTCGATCGAAAACACGCCCGGCTACATCTGGTTCGACACCATGTCGCGGGTGTTCTCGCCCTACCTCGCCAATCCGCTGAACCTCAATCCGCTGCGCGATGTCGTTGCCGAACAGATCGACTTCGCCAATGTCAGGGCCTGCACCGACATCGACCTCTTCATCTCGGCGACCAATGTCGAGACCGGCCAATTGCGCGTCTTCAGCGATGGCGAGATCGACCTGAATACGGTGATGGCCTCGGCTTGCCTGCCGCAGATATTTCAGGCAGTGGAGATCAAGGGCGTACCTTATTGGGACGGCGGCTACGGCGGCAATCCGGCGATCTATCCGTTCTTCAAGGCCAACGACACCGAGGACGTGCTGCTGGTGCAGATCAATCCGGTGGTGCGCGAGGAGACGCCGAGGACGGCCAACGAAATCCAGAACCGCATCGACGAGATCACCTTCAATGCCGGGCTGTTGCGCGAGTTCCGTGCCATCGCCTTCATCAAGGAGCTTATCGCGGCCGGGCGCCTGCCGCATGGCGAATACCGTGACATCCGCATGCATCGCATCGACGCCGACGAAGCCTTCAAGGATCTGTCGGCATCCTCGAAGATAAACGCCGAGTGGGCCTTCCTCGAATACTTGCGCGATCTCGGTCGGACTGCAGCGAGCGACTGGCTGGAAGACAATTTTGATTCGGTGGGCAAGGTTGCAACGCTCGACCTTTCGGGCGAGTTGGACGACGGCTTCAAACCGATGCGAGGCCCGGCGACAGGGCGCCGCGTCCGCGAATTCCTAGCGACCAGAACCAGACCTTCAGCGGTGCGCCAGCACGGCTAG
- a CDS encoding efflux RND transporter periplasmic adaptor subunit: MSKIRFHKLAALVVLVGFAAWMGTGEFSSVGSAQTTPEEKPAVAETPKAPARTVAVVVPPRTEHARAIRISGQTEAEKRATLATRAAGIIAELPVKQGDHIKQGDLILMLDAEEKAAAVDTANAVLSQRKAEWEAAQKLTKAGSAAKLTADIAWSNFQTAQSQLQASEAELSRNQVKAPFNGVVDRVAVELGSSVTQGGEVATMLSLDPILAKGEISERDLRYVKIGDEADVRLINGEEVKGTVRYISRDATAKTRTFPIEIAVPNKDNAIPAGMTAEITVRANPTDAVVLPRSVVTLSQNGDLGIRAVNAASKVVFFPIDLVDDTQNGLVLGGIPADARIIIAGQDLVKEGDEVKAQAADEAALKKLAESAAGTQ; this comes from the coding sequence ATGTCGAAGATTAGGTTCCACAAGCTTGCAGCCTTGGTCGTGCTCGTCGGTTTCGCCGCCTGGATGGGCACCGGCGAATTCTCCTCGGTAGGCAGCGCCCAGACGACCCCCGAAGAAAAACCGGCCGTGGCCGAAACGCCCAAGGCGCCGGCACGCACGGTCGCCGTCGTCGTGCCGCCGCGCACCGAACACGCCCGCGCCATTCGCATTTCCGGCCAGACCGAGGCCGAAAAGCGCGCAACCCTTGCCACCCGCGCCGCAGGCATCATTGCCGAACTGCCGGTCAAACAGGGCGACCACATCAAGCAGGGCGACCTGATCCTGATGCTCGACGCCGAAGAAAAGGCAGCCGCGGTGGATACCGCCAATGCCGTGCTGTCGCAGCGCAAGGCCGAATGGGAAGCAGCCCAGAAGCTGACGAAGGCCGGATCGGCTGCCAAGCTGACCGCCGACATCGCCTGGTCCAATTTCCAGACCGCGCAGTCGCAGCTCCAGGCGTCCGAAGCCGAATTGTCGCGCAACCAGGTCAAGGCTCCGTTCAACGGCGTCGTCGATCGCGTTGCAGTGGAGCTTGGCTCCTCGGTGACGCAGGGCGGCGAAGTGGCCACGATGCTCAGCCTCGACCCGATCCTCGCCAAGGGCGAGATCAGCGAACGCGACCTGCGCTACGTCAAGATCGGCGACGAGGCCGACGTGCGCCTGATCAACGGCGAAGAGGTCAAGGGCACGGTCCGCTACATCAGCCGCGACGCCACAGCCAAGACCCGTACCTTTCCGATCGAGATCGCCGTCCCGAACAAGGACAACGCCATCCCGGCCGGCATGACCGCTGAAATCACTGTGCGCGCCAATCCGACCGATGCGGTGGTGCTGCCCCGTTCGGTGGTGACGCTGAGCCAGAATGGCGACCTCGGCATCCGCGCCGTCAACGCAGCGTCGAAGGTCGTCTTCTTCCCGATCGATCTGGTCGACGATACCCAGAACGGCCTCGTGCTCGGCGGCATTCCCGCTGACGCCAGGATCATCATCGCCGGCCAGGACCTGGTCAAGGAAGGCGATGAAGTGAAGGCCCAGGCCGCCGACGAGGCGGCCCTCAAGAAACTCGCTGAAAGCGCGGCTGGGACACAGTAA
- a CDS encoding efflux RND transporter permease subunit, with the protein MDIVSLAIRNARLTLSVLLFLVIAGALAYRAVPKEAEPDVAIPIMYVSLVYQGISPEDAERLLLRPVESQLKSLKGLKEMKSNAYQGGANVIVEFDPSVNLGDALIDTRNKVQDAKRDLPAGVEEPTVNEVNLSEFPVVFITLSGDIPERTLTAAAKELRDRIEEVPGVLEAEIQGSRDELVEAIIDPVKLSSYGLQLDQMIQGVGASNSLVAAGAIEGSEGKYAVKVPSLIETPEDVANLPVVAGPNAVVRVRDLATVRSTFKDAETIARIDGRPAITLAVKKRIGANVVETIEGSKKIAEEFVAKSKQALPDLQVTYTQDKSVFVNQLLNDLQNHVMIAVILVFIVILYALSGRASMLIGLAIPSSFLIGILLLALMGYTINMIVLFSLILAVGMLVDDAIIVTEYAERRMSEGMPKEQAFEEAAKRMAGPVIAATLTRIAAFSPLLFWPGIVGDFMKYLPITLIVTLAASMAYALIFAPAIGAIIGKAPLHGEEENRDGVYMAVVKKAVAYPITAIALTMMLLGGGLYSYVKFGNGVEFFPSVEPDYGLLYVHARGNLSLEEMDAATRIAEQRIIGWPGIKSVLTKVGKTRGGEDIPEDVVGVINYEFIDWRERQSAHKILDDLRVAMAGIPGVDVEVRVPDAGPPTGKAIQVQLSATDPAGLNDYARDVAAAVAKVPGVIDVSDGLPPPGVDWALQVDRSKAAQFGVSPMAVGTAVQLVTTGLKLTDYRPAGTDDAVDIRLRLPEDRRTLSALDELRIETAQGSVPISNFVSRKPEPTVGVLKRIDGKRTITVQANVAGGFQVAEVQAAVAKTVGDMAKPGVDWKLAGSNEDSAEAAAFLSNAFGAAIFLIFIVLLAQFNKFTSVFLVLSCVVMAVIGALLGMLLTGQTFVIVMSGIGFIALAGVVVNNNIVLIDTYDRLREEGWSKRDAVLQTCRERARPVVLTALSAILGVMPIAFGLGLEIFHHETTINAPSTQWWIALSSAIVFGLSFATVLTLVVTPAMLMVFTRDKRKQGERGWFGRLFRRGKTKVEAGVPAADAGEAGAVFPKAAE; encoded by the coding sequence ATGGATATCGTCAGCCTTGCGATCCGCAATGCGCGACTGACCCTTTCGGTCCTGCTCTTCCTGGTCATCGCGGGGGCGCTTGCCTACCGCGCCGTGCCCAAGGAGGCAGAGCCGGACGTCGCGATTCCGATCATGTATGTCAGCCTTGTCTATCAAGGCATCTCGCCCGAGGACGCCGAGCGCCTGCTCCTCAGACCGGTCGAATCCCAGCTCAAGAGCCTCAAGGGGCTCAAGGAGATGAAGTCGAACGCCTATCAGGGCGGCGCCAACGTCATCGTCGAGTTCGACCCGTCGGTGAACCTCGGCGACGCGCTGATCGATACACGCAACAAGGTGCAGGACGCCAAGCGCGACCTGCCCGCCGGCGTGGAAGAACCGACCGTCAACGAGGTGAACCTCTCCGAATTCCCGGTCGTGTTCATCACGCTTTCCGGCGATATTCCGGAACGCACGCTGACCGCCGCCGCCAAAGAGCTGCGCGACCGCATCGAAGAGGTGCCCGGCGTGCTCGAGGCCGAGATCCAGGGCTCGCGTGACGAGCTCGTCGAGGCGATCATCGATCCGGTGAAGCTGTCCTCCTACGGCCTGCAGCTCGACCAGATGATCCAGGGCGTCGGTGCATCGAACAGCCTTGTCGCCGCCGGCGCCATCGAGGGTTCGGAAGGCAAATACGCAGTCAAGGTGCCGTCGCTGATCGAAACGCCTGAAGATGTCGCAAACCTCCCGGTCGTCGCCGGCCCCAACGCCGTCGTCAGGGTTCGCGACCTCGCCACCGTGCGTTCGACCTTCAAGGACGCCGAGACGATCGCCCGCATCGACGGCAGGCCGGCCATCACGCTTGCGGTCAAGAAGCGCATCGGCGCCAACGTCGTCGAGACCATCGAGGGCTCGAAGAAGATCGCCGAAGAGTTCGTGGCAAAGAGCAAGCAGGCGCTGCCCGACCTGCAGGTGACCTACACCCAGGACAAGTCGGTCTTCGTCAACCAGCTGCTCAATGACCTGCAGAACCACGTGATGATTGCCGTCATCCTGGTCTTCATCGTCATTCTCTACGCGCTGTCAGGGCGCGCCTCGATGCTGATCGGACTGGCGATCCCGTCCTCGTTCCTGATCGGCATCCTGCTGCTCGCCCTGATGGGCTACACGATCAACATGATCGTGCTGTTCTCGCTCATCCTGGCAGTCGGCATGCTCGTCGACGACGCGATCATCGTCACCGAATATGCCGAGCGCCGCATGTCGGAAGGCATGCCCAAGGAACAGGCCTTCGAGGAAGCTGCCAAGCGCATGGCCGGACCGGTCATCGCGGCGACCCTGACCCGCATCGCGGCCTTCTCGCCGCTGCTGTTCTGGCCCGGCATCGTCGGCGACTTCATGAAGTACCTGCCGATCACGCTGATTGTCACTCTTGCCGCATCGATGGCCTACGCGCTGATCTTCGCTCCGGCGATCGGCGCGATCATCGGCAAGGCGCCGCTGCACGGCGAAGAGGAAAATCGCGACGGCGTCTATATGGCGGTCGTCAAGAAGGCGGTGGCCTATCCGATCACCGCCATCGCGCTGACGATGATGCTGCTTGGCGGGGGACTGTACTCCTATGTGAAGTTCGGCAACGGCGTCGAGTTCTTCCCGTCGGTGGAGCCGGACTATGGCCTGCTCTACGTACATGCCCGCGGCAACCTCTCGCTTGAAGAGATGGATGCTGCGACCCGTATTGCCGAGCAGCGGATCATCGGCTGGCCGGGCATCAAGTCGGTGCTGACCAAGGTCGGCAAGACGCGCGGTGGCGAGGACATTCCGGAAGACGTCGTCGGCGTCATCAACTACGAGTTCATCGATTGGCGCGAGCGCCAGTCGGCTCACAAGATCCTCGACGACCTGCGTGTCGCGATGGCCGGCATTCCGGGCGTCGACGTCGAAGTGCGCGTTCCTGACGCTGGCCCGCCGACCGGCAAGGCCATTCAGGTGCAGCTCTCGGCGACGGATCCGGCCGGGCTGAACGACTATGCCAGGGATGTCGCGGCCGCCGTGGCCAAGGTGCCTGGTGTCATCGACGTCTCCGATGGCCTGCCGCCCCCCGGCGTCGACTGGGCTCTCCAGGTCGACCGCTCCAAGGCTGCGCAGTTCGGCGTCAGCCCGATGGCAGTCGGCACCGCCGTCCAGTTGGTGACGACTGGCCTGAAGCTGACCGACTACCGCCCTGCGGGCACCGACGATGCCGTGGACATCCGGCTGCGTTTGCCGGAAGACCGCCGCACGCTGTCGGCGCTCGACGAGCTGCGCATCGAGACCGCACAGGGTTCCGTGCCGATCTCCAATTTCGTCTCGCGCAAGCCGGAACCGACAGTCGGTGTCCTCAAGCGCATCGACGGAAAGCGCACCATCACGGTCCAGGCAAACGTGGCAGGCGGCTTCCAGGTCGCCGAAGTGCAGGCGGCGGTTGCCAAGACCGTCGGCGACATGGCCAAGCCTGGCGTCGACTGGAAGCTTGCGGGTTCGAACGAAGACAGCGCGGAAGCTGCTGCCTTCCTCAGCAACGCCTTCGGTGCGGCGATCTTCCTGATCTTCATCGTGCTGCTGGCGCAGTTCAACAAGTTCACCAGCGTGTTCCTGGTCTTGTCCTGCGTTGTCATGGCGGTGATCGGGGCGCTGCTCGGCATGCTGTTGACCGGGCAGACCTTCGTCATCGTCATGTCCGGCATCGGCTTCATCGCACTGGCCGGCGTGGTGGTGAACAACAACATCGTGCTGATCGACACCTATGACCGGCTGCGCGAAGAAGGTTGGAGCAAGCGCGACGCAGTGCTGCAGACGTGCCGCGAGCGCGCACGTCCCGTGGTGCTGACCGCACTCTCGGCCATCCTCGGCGTCATGCCGATCGCCTTCGGCCTCGGCCTCGAGATCTTCCACCATGAAACGACGATAAATGCGCCGTCGACACAGTGGTGGATCGCGCTCTCCTCGGCCATCGTCTTCGGCCTGTCGTTCGCGACGGTGCTGACGCTGGTGGTGACCCCTGCGATGCTGATGGTGTTCACCCGCGACAAGCGCAAACAGGGCGAGCGCGGCTGGTTCGGTCGCCTCTTCCGCCGCGGCAAGACCAAGGTGGAAGCCGGCGTTCCGGCGGCAGATGCCGGCGAGGCTGGAGCTGTCTTCCCGAAGGCCGCCGAATAG
- a CDS encoding DUF3309 family protein yields MITLLLIILILILIGAVPAWPHSRSWGYGPSGIVGILLIVVLVLLLMGRI; encoded by the coding sequence ATGATCACCCTGCTCCTCATCATCCTGATTCTGATCCTGATCGGCGCAGTGCCGGCCTGGCCGCACTCACGCTCCTGGGGCTACGGACCATCAGGCATCGTCGGCATCCTGCTCATCGTAGTTCTGGTGCTGTTGCTTATGGGCCGGATCTGA
- a CDS encoding NAD-dependent epimerase/dehydratase family protein, protein MTRIAILGARGRLGRAVAKAFLEAGYEVRAITRDGKLPYELRDAEGIAADALDRARLIDATAGVDIVFNGLSPVYSDWSSVLPMAENVMAACHANGAQHLVAGTVYNFGSPMPAIITEDTPQRPTTEKGRIRAEQEQLYRREAEAGRVRTILLRAGDFFGGRGTGSWFDLVIASKLAKGVYTAPGPVELVHAWAYLPDLARAFVALADKRRQLGAYESFNFPGHSLTDLEIKASMERIVGHKLKLASMPWWVLRAGSPFVPMWKAIVSMAYLRFEPHRLVSSRLEATIGEIPHTPLDAAVAGALADLGLLSTEAGRKAA, encoded by the coding sequence ATGACCAGGATTGCAATTCTGGGTGCCCGTGGCCGGCTTGGCCGCGCAGTCGCCAAGGCATTTCTTGAGGCCGGATATGAGGTGCGGGCAATCACCCGCGACGGTAAACTGCCGTACGAACTGAGGGACGCCGAAGGCATCGCAGCCGACGCGCTCGACCGAGCCCGGCTTATCGACGCCACAGCCGGCGTCGACATCGTCTTCAACGGCTTGAGCCCAGTCTATTCGGACTGGAGTTCGGTCCTGCCCATGGCGGAAAACGTCATGGCTGCCTGCCATGCGAATGGCGCGCAGCATCTGGTGGCAGGCACCGTCTACAATTTTGGCTCGCCCATGCCCGCAATCATCACCGAGGATACGCCGCAGCGCCCGACGACCGAGAAGGGGCGCATCAGGGCCGAGCAGGAACAGCTCTACCGCCGCGAGGCAGAGGCAGGGCGGGTCCGCACGATTCTGCTTCGGGCGGGCGACTTCTTCGGCGGCAGGGGAACCGGGTCGTGGTTCGACCTGGTGATCGCGTCCAAGCTGGCCAAGGGCGTCTACACTGCACCGGGGCCGGTCGAACTTGTCCATGCCTGGGCCTATCTGCCCGACCTCGCCAGGGCCTTCGTGGCGCTCGCCGACAAGCGCAGGCAGCTTGGTGCCTATGAAAGCTTCAATTTCCCCGGCCATTCGCTCACCGATCTGGAGATCAAGGCATCGATGGAAAGGATCGTCGGCCACAAGCTCAAGCTCGCCAGTATGCCCTGGTGGGTGCTGCGCGCCGGCAGCCCGTTCGTGCCGATGTGGAAAGCGATCGTGTCGATGGCCTATCTGCGCTTCGAGCCGCATCGTCTCGTCTCGTCACGGCTGGAGGCGACAATCGGTGAAATCCCCCACACGCCTCTCGATGCCGCGGTGGCAGGGGCGCTGGCAGACCTCGGCCTGCTGTCGACCGAGGCCGGGCGCAAGGCGGCCTGA
- a CDS encoding LysR family transcriptional regulator, with amino-acid sequence MSEIDWNLIRSFVAVAESGSLSAAARKLAASQPTLGRHIAELEQALDVTLFRRGRQGYVLTEAGSLLFERGRAVSAEATAFSRLALGSVEAIEGTVRIAASEMVAAHVLPSMLARLGIDEPGIEIEIVASNQVENLLRRDADIAIRMVRPAQNELVARKVTDIQLRFCATSDYLERRGRPAKPHELGDHDLIGFDRSDEMVRGFEHFVPGIDRHGFRLRSDNHIVLWQAVRSGNGIGIGQEPLIHHEPRLEVVLADLPLPVLPVWLAMHRDVRASVRIRRVADFLHDSLKAYSAGAA; translated from the coding sequence ATGTCCGAGATCGACTGGAACCTCATTCGCAGCTTCGTGGCGGTCGCAGAGAGCGGCAGCCTGTCAGCCGCAGCCCGCAAGCTCGCAGCCAGCCAACCGACGCTGGGTCGGCATATCGCCGAATTGGAACAGGCGCTTGACGTGACGCTGTTCCGGCGCGGACGACAGGGTTACGTGCTGACCGAAGCAGGCAGCCTGTTGTTCGAGCGTGGCCGCGCCGTCAGCGCCGAGGCAACCGCTTTCTCCCGTCTGGCGCTTGGCTCGGTCGAGGCCATAGAAGGCACCGTTCGCATTGCCGCCAGCGAGATGGTGGCCGCCCATGTTCTGCCGTCGATGCTGGCCCGGCTGGGGATCGACGAGCCCGGCATCGAGATTGAGATCGTTGCCTCGAACCAGGTCGAGAACCTGCTGCGCCGCGACGCCGACATTGCCATCCGTATGGTGCGGCCGGCGCAGAACGAACTGGTGGCACGCAAGGTGACCGATATCCAGCTGCGTTTCTGCGCCACCTCAGACTATCTGGAGCGCCGCGGCCGCCCGGCTAAACCGCACGAACTCGGCGATCACGACCTGATCGGCTTCGACCGCAGCGACGAGATGGTGCGGGGCTTCGAGCATTTCGTCCCCGGCATCGATAGGCATGGGTTCCGCCTGCGCAGCGACAACCACATCGTGCTCTGGCAGGCCGTGCGATCTGGCAACGGCATTGGCATCGGCCAGGAGCCGCTCATCCACCATGAGCCGCGGCTGGAGGTGGTGTTGGCCGACCTGCCTTTGCCTGTTCTGCCTGTCTGGCTCGCCATGCACCGCGACGTGCGCGCCAGCGTCCGCATCCGCCGCGTCGCGGATTTTCTTCACGACAGCCTGAAGGCCTATTCGGCAGGCGCTGCCTGA
- a CDS encoding MFS transporter, with protein MDAKNAMNTSLIAKRGRWAVAAAFFTNGFVTGSWAPQIPLLLGRLEISEFVLGLLILVFGLGALTAMPFSGYLMSKRGSRPVVIGFAWIVVFALLLVALAPNVWVAALTMFIFGGSIGAMDVAMNANAVAVEKKLSRAIMSSSHGFWSLGGFAGGGLGGIIILNYGHLAHAGFVTVAAGLMAAFALRHLVTEDKPVAHEHHHFRLPRLPVIYLVGIMALFSMIPEGAVLDWAALYLKQELGADIATAGFAFAAFSGIMALMRFLGDGVRNRFGAVNTLRVSALIAASGMLAAGLAPNPWVAIVAFALCGMGVANMVPIAFSAAGNQPGVVPNVGMSVVTTMGYSGILVAPSAIGFVAGHIGFSTVFIVLSGFLVVVCTMAGLARHADFRAVPQAAPAE; from the coding sequence ATGGACGCCAAGAATGCCATGAACACAAGCCTCATCGCCAAGCGCGGCCGCTGGGCCGTGGCTGCAGCCTTCTTCACCAATGGCTTTGTCACCGGAAGCTGGGCGCCGCAGATCCCGCTGCTGCTCGGCCGCCTCGAGATCAGCGAATTCGTGCTCGGCCTGCTCATCCTGGTGTTCGGTCTGGGTGCGCTGACGGCCATGCCGTTCTCGGGCTATCTGATGTCCAAGCGCGGCTCGCGTCCGGTCGTCATCGGCTTTGCCTGGATCGTCGTCTTTGCGCTGCTTTTGGTGGCGCTGGCGCCCAATGTTTGGGTCGCGGCACTCACCATGTTCATCTTCGGCGGTTCCATCGGCGCCATGGATGTCGCCATGAACGCCAATGCGGTGGCCGTCGAAAAGAAGCTGTCGCGCGCCATCATGTCGTCGTCGCACGGCTTCTGGAGCCTCGGCGGCTTTGCCGGTGGCGGGCTGGGTGGCATCATCATCCTCAACTATGGCCATCTCGCCCATGCCGGCTTCGTCACGGTCGCCGCAGGCCTCATGGCTGCGTTCGCCCTGCGCCACCTGGTCACCGAGGACAAGCCGGTCGCGCATGAACACCATCACTTCCGCCTGCCGCGTCTGCCTGTCATCTATCTCGTCGGCATCATGGCGCTGTTTTCGATGATACCAGAGGGGGCGGTGCTCGACTGGGCCGCGCTCTATCTCAAGCAGGAACTGGGTGCGGACATCGCCACTGCCGGCTTCGCCTTTGCTGCCTTCTCCGGCATCATGGCGCTGATGCGGTTCCTCGGCGATGGGGTGCGCAACCGCTTCGGCGCCGTCAACACGCTGCGGGTTTCGGCACTGATCGCCGCCAGCGGCATGCTTGCGGCCGGTCTCGCACCCAATCCATGGGTCGCCATCGTCGCCTTCGCCCTGTGCGGCATGGGCGTCGCCAACATGGTGCCGATCGCGTTCTCCGCCGCCGGCAACCAGCCGGGCGTGGTTCCCAATGTCGGCATGAGCGTGGTCACCACCATGGGCTATTCCGGTATTCTGGTGGCGCCGTCGGCGATCGGTTTCGTTGCCGGGCACATCGGCTTCTCCACGGTCTTCATCGTGCTGTCAGGCTTCCTCGTGGTCGTCTGCACGATGGCGGGGCTCGCCCGCCATGCCGACTTCCGTGCAGTGCCTCAGGCAGCGCCTGCCGAATAG